The region GAGAAAGGATTGCTCAGTGGAAAAGCCTGGAGATCAACATTGTGGGACATCATTGGGAGAATTAAGTGGTTTGGGATTGGCATCTTCCTGATCTATGTTGTcactctttcaatttttcctgGATATATCACAGAAGATGTGCACTCTGAGGTCCTCAAGGACTGGTATCCAATTATCCTTATCACTGGATATAATGTGTTTGATCTGTTGGGTAAGACTCTCCCTGCTGTTTATCTCCTGGAAAACGTAAATGTTGCGTTTGCCGGAAGTGCTGCAAGGTTGTTTTTCTATCCTCTATTTCTGAGTTGCTTGCACGGTCCACACTTTTTCAGAACTGAAATTCCGGTCACTGTACTTACGTGTCTTCTTGGGCTGACGAATGGCTATTTTACTGCCATTTTGATGATTCTGGCTCCTAAAAGTGTCCCAATTCAGCATGCTGAGACCACTGGCATTGTGATTGTTGTATTCTTGGTGCTTGGTTTGGCAGTTGGCTCTGTGGTATCTTGGTTTTGGGTTATATGATGATAAACAAATGTGTTACGGTAAGGGGAACACCCTTCACTGCTTCACATCTAATGCACATCATCTTTATATTCTATTAAATGTTAAAACATTTCTGATATTTATCCTGCTGGCCCCACTGTGAAATGCTTTGATCCCCTTACGTTTGTAAAACTGTGAGAGATTGTTGTCGTGTATTTGCTTACGTTTTATGAATTATAAATGTGTGCATTACGTTCAGCCTGTGAATGCGTTTGCAtggaaaatatagaaatttattCTTATATAATATCTCTGCCACTTTCCACGTCAAGCAAGGCATGCCCGGATCAATCAATTTATTCTCTTCAAACAGTACAAAAATTTTCTACCAAAATAAAATCCTGTCCAAGGCTTCTCTTTGTTCGGAATATTGCTATGGATATGCTGAGCGGGGTTATAGAAGCAATAGCTGAGTGTCAGCGAAactataaataaacaacaaataataaaaaatagaagcagGTAAAGTAAATCAACTTCCTTGAAATTAATTACTTGAGGTAACCACTATACTTCATCCGTTTATATATTtccccaaaaaataataatttagcaTACACGTTATACCAGGAAGCAGATCTACACGTAACAAACAAACCACTAATGGATCAGTTGTTCAAAGTAAACAGAATACTGTAGAAGAGTGCATATGGATGAAGCTCAGCGTGCTGTTTCTAACTCCAGAGGTAACATGGGAGATGCAGCACTGGTACTTGTCCCACTCCTAGAATGCTCGGCGACTCTCAGTCCCAACTGCTGCAGCTGGTGGACAACATGAGACATCCTAGGCCTAACTGATGGAACATGCTGCGTGCATGAGTATACAAGATCGACAACCTTCTGTACCACACCAACCTCTGGAACATCCAAGATCTGTGGATCCAGAAGTTCTAAGTATCTGTGAGATTGGACCAGAGGAGTCGCCCACTCGAATATGCTCTGCCAACCCACAGAATCAATCGCTTGAGCTGGCCGACGGCCACTAACGATCTCAAGCAGCAGCACTCCAAAACTGTAAACATCACTCTTTGTTGTCAGCTCGTTCCTGTACATGAATTCTGGAGCAAGATAACCGTTTGTTCCAGCCATCACCATCCTTTCATGCATTGCCTCCCATGATACAAACTTGGAGAGGCCAACTCCCATCAGATGTGCTCCAAACTCTTCATCCAGGAGCACGTTGCTTGCACGGATATCCCGATGGACTACATGCGGCTTCACCTTGTCATGCAGAAATCTGGAATTAGAATTTAACAGATGTCAGCCATGGTTCATTACTGGGAAAGGGAACAAGTAACAGGAATGGAAGAATGAATAAAGTGAGTAGGTCAGGAGAAAAACTTTAAGGGACCGGAAAACAATATGACATATGACTATACTCAATTATGTGACAACTTATGGAAATAGCAACAAACCAATTGTGCCCATGCCACTGTTTTAACCCTTGaaatcaacaatccaaaatgaGTTTAAAAACCAAGCAAGAAAAGTGGCAGAAATGACCAATGGTGAAATATATCTAGCTGTAACCAGGAGGAAAAAAGCTAAGACACTCTAATAGTAACCAAAAATCCCATGGATGAATCATgaatgacaaacaaaaaaaaaaaaaattgcacgttataacaaaacattaaataagGAAGACACGATTGTGATAATAAACCTGCATGCACCAACTGAACAAGTAACACCAGCAGGAATTTTTAATCAGTCTCacagtaaaatatatatagttgctTGAAGGCACCTACTTTCCAAGTTTAAAGCACAATAGAAAACATTCACACTTCCTGGTCTAACTGATATAAATCTTGGTCaaggaaatataagatttaattttaaaaaacacaaaatagcaTCAACCTAGGGACAGGATGAAAGGAATATACTATTAACATGCAAACAAAAAGCTGTAGGCTTAAAACTCACGCAATTCCTTGAGCAAGAGTAGTTGCAACTCTCATTCTCATCACCCAGTCCAAGCTCCTGCCCCCTCTGGGTAAGTGATGCAGCCATCTATCCAATGGCCCATTAGCAACAAACTCATACACTATATAGCGATCCCCATGATCATAGCAACAGCCTTTCAGAGCCACTAAATTAGGATGATGTAGCTTAGCAACCCTCCCAATCTCAGAATAGAACTCCTTTTTCCTCTGAAGATTTGATCGCCTCAACCTTTTAATAGCAACTCTTGATCCATCAGGCAAAAGTCCACTATATGTGCCACCTGTTTTAGCATCACCAAGAAGTCGGTTTCCTTCGCTGAAATTCTTAGTTATTGACCTCAACTCTTCATTCGTGAACACTTTCCATGATGGAGGAACTAATGCAGCATCTGAAGGACAAGATATCTTCCGTGATCTTCTACGTTTCTTGCTCCTTCGGAATGCAAGGAGCCAGATTACAACAGCTAGGGTGGTAAAGAGGATCAAACCACTAACAACAGCAAGGATGATGAAGTATTCTTCATGGCAATGCTTAAGGTTGCATGTATTTTCTGacacaaaattttcataaagcAAAAAACCTTGTCAGGGCATGTTGTATGGGAAGAATTATTAATAGGAGATTAATGGCTTCAGGTAATTGGTGCTTCTTTGGGACAAAAATCTAAGCAAAGCACACAATACTCAAATTTAATCCTGTTAACAAGTCAAATGGTAGGTCAGACTCTACCTTGATATCGCATGCAGATAAGTTTGTGAGAGGAATTGCATCTTTCACCAACAAGAGCAACATGACCATTAGTCACCAAAGTACATGAATCTGTCGGAGCATTACTTTGACAAGGACCATTTGTACAATTGAAGTGGAATGGCTCCCCAGGGAAGACTGAACCATTCCAACTGGACAAATTGTCAGACCATTTCCAGATAAAGCCACTTGTGGAATTGAATCCTCGTCCCCCAACCCAACACCCATTAGCATCATTAGAACATAGACTTTGGGCAAAACCCAACTCCTGAACTGATGTCAGGGCTGCCAAATGGCCACTGTAATTCTGGCAGAGCTCCTCTGACCTATCCCAGGAAAGGGAGTTTCCGATGTACATGAAGCACTTAATATTGTCCGGGCCAACTTTCCAACCAACAGGGCACGCTGCCAACAAAAAGACAGCATGGTTAAGGCTAAAAGCATCTCAAAATGACAGATGCTGCTAAAGACATAAGATGAAAAAGTAATTGTTGCATAACAAGAACCAAAATTCACTAAAGGCACAATTGTTTATGGCAGAAAGCCTTTGTTTCTTCCACAGACCATAATACTGCTGTTGTTTGACAAAGTAGCTTCATTTAAGACTGTTATTAACTTCTTGgcgtgtcttttttttttttaaggacgACAAACGCCAATCTCTGTAGCGTATGAGGATGCATGAGTGTGGGCTGTAACATCACCAACGTCAGTTAATTCCACCATCAAGGATTCAAATCTGCATAACTCTGCATGCCACACGagtgatttatttttgatgtaGCTAACCACTTATTAAACCAAGTGACTTTTAGCTCAACTGCTTAGCTTCCTTCCATAACAATAAACACCAGATACAGATGTTATTCGTCTACCGACATTGCCTTCATAGCTAACTTCTTATACAGAAAACCAAATTGGCTCTCTAAAACCATATCTTGCCTTGATCATGCTTAGCAAAACTCCATACGTACTGGGAGAAGTATGTATGTCCctaatcaaaatctaataatCAACAAACCAAGTAAAACCGAAAAAGAGGGAAGAATGGGCCCCTTTTTCCTAGATCTAACTGATATTTGCGAGTCAATCGAAAAGAATAGAACCCAAAATAGCCTATCACAGTATAAAATTGGAACAAGCCCCAAGAAAATCACAATCCTGCTATACAAAAACCACCATTCTAAGAAGAGGgtttacatatatacataaaaatattattcatgAAGAAGCCACACGGTCTGAGAATATAGTAGATCTAGCTGAACAAGTGCAAGAACAAGCACGACGCCAACAATTAACGGACGATAAGAGAGAAACAAAAGGCTCACCGCCATAAGCAGAGACGCAAAGGAAGAGGAAGGCAACGCAGGCCAGGGAGGAACGAACCCTAGACATCTCAAGGCGACGCCCTAGGGCTGGAAAGCAGGAGAAATGGAGGCGGGGAGGGCATACACCGCCCACCTACCAACACTCCCCCCAATTATCCACCATCAGAGAAGCCTTCAACTGGAGAGAAGccaagtaataataaataattatataaaaaaaaaaaaattatggtcaCGTGAGACGCGAGTGATGGGTTTACTTTTACCATCCTATTCCCAATCTGACCCTGAGTCAACCCCGTTTGACAAGATGATGCCGTGGTTGATCGGGCGGAGCCGTCACCGTCCTCTCCGGCCGGCGGTCGAGCTCCAGCGTGCCACGCTCGTCAACGTTAAGCTCAAGTGGACTAAGGATCGCACGCTGGATTCCGTCGTTTCCCGAGAGCGCCACCTCCGCCCCGTCCTTCATCTGATTGAGCGCATCTCCGCCGACTCTAGTGGCCAATCCCCTGCTCAGGAACTCTCGCCGCGCCGCCACCACTCGGAGGTCTCCACCTTCATGAGGCGTTTTCCTAGCGTCTTCTATGAGACCTTCTCCTCGCGCACCGGTGGCCCCTGGTTCGCCCTAACTAATGCTGCTTGCCTCCTTCGCCAGCGCGAACTGCGGCTTCTTTGCCAGATGGAATCCGATTTCGTCGACCGTCTACGACGGCTTCTGATGATGAGCGTTGATCGCGCCCTCCCACTCGGCACCATCGATCAACTTAGATGGGACATGGGCCTGCCGTCTTGCTACCAGCGAAGCCTGGTGCCCCGCTATCCGACTTTCTTCGACCTCATCCAGCCTCCCGGCGATGAGCGCGTCTGGATGAAGCTCGTGTCTTGGGACACACGACTCGCGGTCTCGGAGCTCCAGAGGAGCAGGGCCGCACAAGTAAgcgaagaaggagaagaaaagtgTTTGGCGTTTCCGGTGCGGTTCCCGAGGGGTTTCGGTCTGAAAAAGAAGTGCATGGAATGGCTCCACGAGTGGCAGACTCTGCCATACACCAGCCCGTACGCGGACGCTTCGGGGCTCGATCCCCGGACCGACGTCTCCGAGAAGAGGAACGTTGGTGTGTTTCACGAGCTCCTCCACCTTACGCTGGGGAAGAAGACGGAGCGAAAGAACGTGAGCAACCTACGCAAGGCGCTGTCATTGCCTCAGAAGTTCACCAAAGTGTTCGAGCGTCACCCAGGCATCTTCTATTTGTCCCAGAAGATGGGCACTCAGACCGTGGTCCTCCGTGAAGCCTATGGTGCTGGTCGGGAGCTCCTCTACAAACATCCGCTTATTGATATCAGAGACGAGTACCTTGCCCTCATGAAGGATTCATGGACAACAAGGAGAAGTGACGAACGAGCTGATGAATGTACCTGCGTCTAGTCCTAACTGACGACCTTCTCATGGTCAGTAGTAATACAGGAATGCCATATACACACGCCAAAGGGCGTTATGCGAAAGATAAGAAAGCCAAACCGGTTTGAATGCCTGATAGATTATTGAAACTTATGTAGTTGAAGCTACATTGATAAGCGTAATCAAAAGAAGAGCAAATCAACCATGATTATTAAGACCGACTCTATTTACAACCGCTTGAGTTTGTCGCAGCAATGTATTCCTCTATGCTTTGTATGAATTGATGGCCAAGCACTCAACTGGCCAGTATGCGTGTTACATCTTTGGTTATCATATACAATCACAATTATTTCCGACTTCAACAACTTAGCAATGTACAAGAAGGCAAAATGGAGCAGCGGCTTTCCAAGTAATCTGCTTGTTCACCAGGAGGGCATGCAAGAAGCTATGGAGGGAACTcgctttcttcattcttttctcATGAGTTCTTCTCCAGAACGGATAGAGCTGGTGTGAGGTAGTTATTTGCTTTATCTGGCAGATGGGCTACCTGCACAagcaaatataaattattactaTGCTGCTATACTTTGGATATTGAAACTCAAAGATCAATCCAGAAAACGGAATGAATTTTCTACATGCTCTATCTACTACTGACCAACTCATAGAGCTCATTCCTCCCTTTGGCAACATACTCGTAGCATACCTAATTAAACCCAGACTAATGTTAGCCCAGACGTATCAAGGAAAGGAACAGAAGATCAGTAAATCAATTAAGTATCTCACATCAAAACTCTTGTTTCTTGCAGTTGAATCATGCAATGACTTAACACAGATATCTGCTACATCAGCACAACTGATACCCTGCAACAATTTTAAGTTATAGAATGATTATTGGCAGTTCAGTACAATTGCCAAGTCAAACGAAAAGATGGCACCATGTCTAACCTGAGAGATCCTGTTCCCTTGATCAAAGATGAGGGCACGCTGGCCACCAGGTTCTTCCTGGAAAGTTGTCTTAGAGTAAGTTTTCAAATATGAGTTCTATACAGTCACAAGCTCTCTCAAGCTAAATGCTAGCATAAAAGCCAAATATTCTCTAACATATGTCAGTTATGCACTTCTGATAATGCACAGCCTCCTATATCACTCCGCAGCCCAACAAACAAGCTTAACAGCTAACCATAAAGAGGAAGACGTAACCTTCCTTGACAATGTGTAATAACTCCGCAcataatataatcaataaatatgagaaaatcACTGCTGTCCTCATCATATGGTACACTGTTATTCATTgataatatacaaaatattccATGAATCATGTTTGACCAGGTACATGAGATGCGCTGCATTGGATTATGGAGAATTTCTGTATATTAAGAAACTCCAGTCAAACACTGAACAGATCACTTTCCCAGTGATAACTGATGAGCCACATCAGTGATCAAAAAGTAACGGATCAAATGGCCAGCAAAAGGTTGTGCTAGAGGTGTCCCCTCTAAATAGTGTCAAACCATCAAAAGTGATAAAAGCCATCAAGAcatacccaaaaaataaaataaaataaaataaaataaaacggGTACTGAGCTCTTTCTCGATCCACCAACAGAATTGAAAAGATTGCTGTAGAAACTTTTCTTCTCTCCTTTTCTAGCAAATACTATCAGAAAATTAACAACGCGAAGTTGCATACATCTTCAGTTGTATAACGAGATCAGGGGACATAGATCTGTATATAGGTGAAGCACAAGGGGACAAGACATCAATTTCAAATTAGTTTGAAAATCCTTGAAACTAAGCTTGTTAAGTATGAAAATCCAATCAATACCCATCACAAGCCCACCGTGGTATTATAAATGAACTTGATTCTTCAATGATGTCTTCCTAATACAAGAATTATAGTCTACCAGGAGATTGAAATGCCATCAAACATcgaaaatgaatattttttcatcataGAAATTACAGACTAAAAGTGACCTGCCTGTGATGATCAGTTCAAATCATTTTGGAGCACTTAACATTCATATCACAAGAAAAAGCAGTTTAAGTGTCATACTGTACCTTCAATGGACCAGGGCGAACAATAGTGTACCCAAGACCAGATCTTCTTAATGCATCCTCTCCCGCCTAAACATatgcaagagaaaaaaaaaatgcaagattTACTCAATCTGCAAGCAAAATTAAAAGCTCTAAGAGATGCTGGTTCAGAAATGGTACCTTCTTGGCTTTCAGAACTTGATCTCTCCTGTTTGGTTCAATTCCAGAACCAGTACATGACACCAATATAAAGTCTGTTTCTTGGCCAGTCTGTGaatatcaacaaaaatacaatagtGAGTATTTGGATTAAACAGACTTAATAGTTTGCCTGCTTCAGTAGTTCCATATTccattaaagaataaaaactagAATAGGGCAACAAGAAAGGACTAATATCAGAGTGTAAAAAGTAACAAGTTCCATGAACCAACAgagatcaagaaaaataaagagtgTAACTAaaacatttttcaaatttcagtTTTAGGGGAAGGTAAAGTGAAGAAGAGAATGAGGACTGAACAATTTGTGGATCGATACAGTTGCAAAGCCTCAAGTCAGTAATACTAATGGAACATAAAGGAAATTTGATCTCAATCATGGCTCTAGTAGATCAGGGCTTGTCAACAGAACCAAATTGGTTGTACCTACTTGCATACCACAAATATTCAAACATGTAGGTCATGGTGACCACAATAAGGTAATTACATTCAAAACTTCTgaaatatcatcatcatcatcatcataataataataataataataataataataaaaaatccatCACATTGAAATGCTGATGTATGCGCACTAGGACTATTGCTGATCTCCATTAAGCAGCCTACATCAgacagaaaaaaatttgaactatCACCAAAACAGTTGGCACTATGCTAGAATGTGCTCAAACGTTATTGCATAGCATAAAAAAGACCACATTAACAAAAAGGCCAATAATGTTAGGAATGGCCTTCATCTTTTTCCACCCTCCCAAGATGCAGGACATTATTTGTAGAAGCTACACATtgtcaattcaaaaataaaccaCCTTCCAATAGCAAGTCAAGCCCTCACTAATTGAGATTTGTCTAAGCCAATACTTTGCCAAGAGATTGAAATTGAATAGCACTTTGCACACTAACAGCCGGGTAGTTAAGCCATTTAACCACATATACAAGAAAACAGACAAGGAAGCCCAAAGAGCCACTTACAGGTAAGGCTTTAATATACTCCAGTATAAGTTTGAAGCTTCTAGGGTCTTGATTATTTCCTGAAGGTCCCTCAGCAGGCCTCTGCGTTAAGTTAGCATAGCAAGCACATGTTATCTGTCAGAATACTGAACAGCAAACATATTTAATAACTTTCAACAATTAAGAATAAAACATACCTGTCTTCTTGGTTCAAAACGAATCGTCAATGTATGTACTAGAAAAGGATCCAAGGGTGGATCATCAGGTCTGACCGGACGAAAAGATGAAAATGGTACTCTTACCTGAAGTACATTGTCATGATAAAGCAGTTTAGAAGCTATACACTTGATGGTGTCATAATTGAAAGTTCCAAAGTTAACAGAAATCAGACCCTGCAGAAGCCCACTTTTGTGCTTATTCGAGTAAAGTACAATTTGCTTTGGGAAGTATCAGCCAGCGGCCCAGCTTGAAGAATCAAAACATATGACCTCCCATTTCCACCCAAAGAAAGAACCAAACCATCATACCTAAGCACATTATACTCAACTTATTAGAGCCTCAAGAATATAGAGTAATGGATATGCATAAGATGAGAACAACACATACACAAATGAACACCGaatataatgaatatgcatAAGATGAGAACAACTCACACACAAATGAATACCAAATATGATGCACGCCATATTATCTGAGAAAGTATGTCATACCTGTCAAGAGTGGAACCCAAGGGAAGAGAGAGTCTTTTCGAGAGTTCAACATACCCGCCTCTAGTGAAAACATATCCTACAATGGACAAAAGCCAATAGCAGTATGCTTGGTTCAAATATTCTCATCAATGTCTTTCAACCAGTCTCACTTAGTTTGATGATGcacaaaaataccaaaatttacAGCATAGGAAACCAAATATAAGCACAATAGGCCCAAAGAAAATCTAAGGAGAATTAGAAAATCACCAGAGAAGACAGTATCCCCAGATTCTGTAAATTCAAATTTCGCATTCATTCCTCCATCATACTTGGCAGCAACAACATCCTGGAAGTAAGTTCCCTGGCGAACTTCCCAACCCTCTAATGACTTTTCAGATTTGAACTTTGCAAGCAGGAGTTTGCTTTTGCTGCTTTTACCAGCCCTCAACTGTGCTAGCTCATTATTATAGTCCTGCAAAGTTAAAGATTCGAACAGATTCACTGATGCCTGAGTTATCAACAGGAAGGTACATGCTGAAACTGTAAACAAACCTGAAATGCCTTGGCCACATTGCGGACTCCTTGATTATCTACTCTGTTTAGGTCCCCGGTAATGGTCGAACGTGCAGTTGCACAATAAATGATCTTATTGCAGCCAGCAACGGCAGCTCGTAGTGAagaaggttcaccaacatcacCAACCATGATGGTCACTGATCTTGGAAGCATATCCACCACTTCTGGATCATCGTTTCTAACCAGTGCCTAATTCATCAC is a window of Dioscorea cayenensis subsp. rotundata cultivar TDr96_F1 chromosome 5, TDr96_F1_v2_PseudoChromosome.rev07_lg8_w22 25.fasta, whole genome shotgun sequence DNA encoding:
- the LOC120261502 gene encoding protein WHAT'S THIS FACTOR 9, mitochondrial — translated: MMPWLIGRSRHRPLRPAVELQRATLVNVKLKWTKDRTLDSVVSRERHLRPVLHLIERISADSSGQSPAQELSPRRHHSEVSTFMRRFPSVFYETFSSRTGGPWFALTNAACLLRQRELRLLCQMESDFVDRLRRLLMMSVDRALPLGTIDQLRWDMGLPSCYQRSLVPRYPTFFDLIQPPGDERVWMKLVSWDTRLAVSELQRSRAAQVSEEGEEKCLAFPVRFPRGFGLKKKCMEWLHEWQTLPYTSPYADASGLDPRTDVSEKRNVGVFHELLHLTLGKKTERKNVSNLRKALSLPQKFTKVFERHPGIFYLSQKMGTQTVVLREAYGAGRELLYKHPLIDIRDEYLALMKDSWTTRRSDERADECTCV
- the LOC120261501 gene encoding C-type lectin receptor-like tyrosine-protein kinase At1g52310, which produces MSRVRSSLACVAFLFLCVSAYGACPVGWKVGPDNIKCFMYIGNSLSWDRSEELCQNYSGHLAALTSVQELGFAQSLCSNDANGCWVGGRGFNSTSGFIWKWSDNLSSWNGSVFPGEPFHFNCTNGPCQSNAPTDSCTLVTNGHVALVGERCNSSHKLICMRYQENTCNLKHCHEEYFIILAVVSGLILFTTLAVVIWLLAFRRSKKRRRSRKISCPSDAALVPPSWKVFTNEELRSITKNFSEGNRLLGDAKTGGTYSGLLPDGSRVAIKRLRRSNLQRKKEFYSEIGRVAKLHHPNLVALKGCCYDHGDRYIVYEFVANGPLDRWLHHLPRGGRSLDWVMRMRVATTLAQGIAFLHDKVKPHVVHRDIRASNVLLDEEFGAHLMGVGLSKFVSWEAMHERMVMAGTNGYLAPEFMYRNELTTKSDVYSFGVLLLEIVSGRRPAQAIDSVGWQSIFEWATPLVQSHRYLELLDPQILDVPEVGVVQKVVDLVYSCTQHVPSVRPRMSHVVHQLQQLGLRVAEHSRSGTSTSAASPMLPLELETAR
- the LOC120261499 gene encoding protein HIGH CHLOROPHYLL FLUORESCENCE PHENOTYPE 173, chloroplastic; translated protein: MAALPVGGAGVSAQTKLNCPRFLILSSSSNPSGQRLRRHTVSALPSNNNNESEETARTGEEEKQGVSLTLDDVNPVGLGRKSRQIFDEVWRKFSGLGQISRTTTDERLLDTVLIRGPMCEFTVPEAQDTTVLVVGATSRIGRIVIRKLMLRGYKVKALVRNDDPEVVDMLPRSVTIMVGDVGEPSSLRAAVAGCNKIIYCATARSTITGDLNRVDNQGVRNVAKAFQDYNNELAQLRAGKSSKSKLLLAKFKSEKSLEGWEVRQGTYFQDVVAAKYDGGMNAKFEFTESGDTVFSGYVFTRGGYVELSKRLSLPLGSTLDRYDGLVLSLGGNGRSYVLILQAGPLADTSQSKLYFTRISTKVGFCRVRVPFSSFRPVRPDDPPLDPFLVHTLTIRFEPRRQRPAEGPSGNNQDPRSFKLILEYIKALPTGQETDFILVSCTGSGIEPNRRDQVLKAKKAGEDALRRSGLGYTIVRPGPLKEEPGGQRALIFDQGNRISQGISCADVADICVKSLHDSTARNKSFDVCYEYVAKGRNELYELVAHLPDKANNYLTPALSVLEKNS